In Symmachiella dynata, the following are encoded in one genomic region:
- a CDS encoding efflux RND transporter permease subunit — MKSIIRWAVSNSPAMNTLMIGVLLMGSASLFMMRREVFPEFEMEVILITVPYPGASPDEVEEGICQKIEEAVHSITGIKKKTAVARESFGYLILELESNIPDVQKTLAEVRSEIDRIPSFPELAEDPEIKQITFRQPAIRVGILGTADDSPDAALRLREVTEQVRRDLLQLPSVSQANIIGGKDYQIDIEISETALRKHGLSLGQVAEIVRRQNLELPGGSIKTDSQEVLLRGKNKQTIGEEIAKIPLVTQSGGVVLTIDDLGNVQDEFADMTAETVINGRPGLLISVDRTASEDLLAIVNEVKEYTARQEVPAGYELRTWRDRSVDVRDRMDLLTRNGLQGLALVFLVLALFLELRLAFWVALGIPIAILGASAVLLFTGHTLNMLTMFAFLLALGIVVDDAIVIGENIYAHRQLGKPLLQAAIDGTAEVVPAVVASVATTIIAFLPLMYVSGVMGKFIAVMPVAVIAMLVISLVESSFVLPCHLAHKRGMFLMVVEWLLYPFRPLAIMFGWMNRYCIRLLDWFIKRVYVPTLRKSVNNPAIVISGAIALMMICFGLIAGGIAPWSIFPKLDSNTIIAKVVYPDGTPSSITDEATQRMEEAIVKINQKYADQGMNLVDLRRRTVGSVSTDGPIGAGGQSTGSNVGEVTIELVPPEQRSIVSLDIVKEWREGCGEFPGAQSVSFRSPSMGPEGLPIEFRLLADESHFASLEAAVEECKTQLRKYPGVADVADDSTPGKWEFQIKVKEDAQAMGVTVGDLAETVRNSYYGAEVMRLQRGRHEVKLMVRYPTEERQSLTNFNDIRVRTDDGAERPLTELADITVARSYGEINRIDQMRSITVTADMDEQVGNTSQTMAALRSDYMPKLLAKYPGVYARYEGEAEQTQDSVTSMMQGFVVAVLGMFVLLTVQFRSYLQPLLILAIIPFGMIGAVIGHAFMGLPISLFSLFGLVALTGVVVNDSIVLVDFINSRLGDGLPLKTALLEAGERRFRPVLLTSVTTVAGLAPMLAETSFQAQILIPMAVSLCFGLMLATVLVLYLVPVFYLVYYKTTMWFESIMQHDDELDDQPAAEPESPLRKPNYVNGNQEGWPAGDEKPQVTDQPATVK; from the coding sequence ATGAAATCGATCATCCGTTGGGCCGTCTCCAATTCTCCCGCCATGAACACGTTGATGATTGGCGTGCTCCTGATGGGGAGCGCCAGTCTGTTCATGATGCGCCGTGAAGTCTTCCCCGAATTTGAAATGGAAGTCATCTTGATCACCGTGCCGTATCCCGGCGCGAGTCCCGATGAGGTGGAAGAGGGGATTTGCCAGAAGATCGAAGAAGCGGTGCACTCGATTACGGGTATTAAAAAGAAGACAGCCGTCGCACGCGAAAGTTTTGGGTATCTGATTCTGGAATTGGAATCGAATATTCCCGACGTGCAAAAGACGCTGGCTGAAGTGCGCTCGGAAATCGACCGGATTCCCAGCTTTCCCGAATTGGCCGAAGATCCGGAAATCAAGCAGATCACGTTTCGGCAACCAGCCATTCGCGTAGGGATCTTGGGGACTGCCGACGACTCGCCTGATGCGGCTTTGAGACTGCGCGAGGTGACCGAACAGGTCCGCCGCGACTTGCTGCAACTCCCCTCCGTGTCGCAAGCGAATATCATTGGCGGCAAAGATTATCAGATCGATATCGAAATCTCGGAGACGGCGCTGCGCAAGCATGGCTTGTCGCTGGGACAGGTTGCCGAAATCGTGAGACGGCAAAATCTGGAATTGCCCGGCGGGAGCATCAAAACCGATTCTCAAGAGGTGCTGCTGCGTGGGAAGAACAAACAAACCATTGGCGAAGAAATCGCGAAGATTCCGCTCGTCACGCAGTCGGGCGGAGTGGTGCTGACCATCGACGATCTGGGGAACGTGCAGGATGAATTCGCCGATATGACGGCCGAGACAGTCATCAATGGGCGGCCCGGTTTGCTGATTTCCGTCGACCGCACCGCCAGCGAAGATTTGCTGGCCATCGTCAATGAAGTCAAGGAATACACGGCTCGCCAAGAGGTCCCCGCTGGGTACGAATTGCGAACCTGGCGCGATCGATCGGTCGACGTGCGGGATCGTATGGACTTATTGACCCGCAATGGTCTGCAAGGATTGGCGCTGGTCTTTTTGGTGTTGGCCCTGTTTTTGGAATTGCGGCTGGCGTTTTGGGTCGCGTTGGGAATTCCCATTGCCATCCTGGGGGCCAGTGCGGTGTTGTTATTTACCGGACATACGCTCAACATGCTGACGATGTTCGCGTTTTTGTTGGCGTTGGGGATCGTAGTCGACGACGCGATCGTCATTGGCGAAAACATCTATGCGCATCGCCAACTGGGCAAGCCGCTGCTGCAAGCGGCTATCGACGGAACAGCGGAGGTGGTCCCCGCGGTGGTCGCGTCGGTCGCCACCACGATCATTGCGTTTTTGCCGCTGATGTATGTCTCGGGGGTGATGGGCAAATTCATTGCCGTGATGCCGGTTGCCGTGATTGCCATGTTGGTCATCTCGCTAGTGGAGAGCAGTTTTGTGTTGCCTTGCCACTTGGCGCACAAACGGGGCATGTTTTTGATGGTGGTCGAATGGCTGCTCTATCCGTTTCGTCCCTTGGCGATCATGTTTGGCTGGATGAACCGGTACTGCATTCGGCTCTTGGATTGGTTCATCAAGCGTGTGTATGTGCCGACGTTGCGCAAGTCGGTCAATAACCCGGCCATCGTGATCAGTGGCGCCATTGCGTTGATGATGATCTGCTTCGGCCTGATCGCTGGCGGGATCGCTCCTTGGAGCATCTTTCCCAAATTGGACAGCAACACCATCATCGCCAAGGTGGTCTATCCCGATGGCACGCCGAGTTCAATCACCGACGAGGCGACCCAGCGGATGGAGGAGGCCATCGTAAAAATCAATCAAAAGTACGCCGACCAGGGTATGAATTTGGTCGACTTGCGGCGGCGAACGGTGGGGAGTGTCAGTACCGATGGGCCGATCGGCGCGGGTGGGCAATCCACCGGCAGCAACGTGGGTGAAGTCACCATCGAACTCGTCCCGCCCGAACAACGATCGATTGTCAGCTTGGATATTGTCAAAGAGTGGCGAGAGGGGTGCGGAGAATTTCCCGGCGCGCAAAGTGTGTCGTTCCGTAGTCCGAGCATGGGTCCCGAAGGCTTGCCGATCGAATTCCGACTGCTGGCCGATGAGTCCCACTTCGCCTCGCTGGAAGCTGCCGTCGAAGAGTGTAAAACACAATTGCGAAAATATCCCGGTGTCGCCGACGTCGCTGACGACTCGACGCCGGGGAAATGGGAATTTCAGATCAAGGTTAAGGAAGATGCGCAAGCCATGGGCGTAACGGTTGGCGATTTGGCCGAAACCGTGCGCAATTCCTATTACGGGGCCGAAGTCATGCGGCTGCAGCGGGGGCGGCATGAAGTCAAACTCATGGTCCGTTATCCCACCGAGGAACGTCAATCGCTGACGAACTTCAACGACATTCGCGTGCGTACCGATGACGGCGCCGAACGTCCGCTGACGGAATTGGCCGACATCACCGTCGCCCGCAGCTATGGCGAAATCAACCGCATCGATCAAATGCGGTCCATTACCGTCACGGCTGACATGGATGAGCAAGTCGGCAATACGTCACAAACGATGGCGGCGCTGCGCAGCGATTATATGCCGAAACTATTGGCCAAATATCCCGGTGTTTATGCCCGCTACGAAGGGGAAGCCGAGCAAACGCAAGATTCGGTGACCAGCATGATGCAAGGCTTCGTCGTTGCCGTGCTGGGGATGTTTGTTTTGTTGACGGTCCAATTCCGTTCTTATCTGCAGCCGTTGTTGATTCTGGCGATCATCCCCTTTGGCATGATCGGCGCCGTGATCGGGCATGCGTTCATGGGATTGCCGATCTCGCTGTTTAGTCTGTTCGGCCTCGTGGCGTTGACGGGTGTGGTGGTGAATGACTCCATCGTCTTGGTCGACTTCATCAATAGTCGCCTCGGAGATGGGTTGCCGCTGAAGACAGCGCTTTTAGAAGCCGGGGAACGCCGTTTTCGCCCCGTGTTGTTGACATCGGTCACCACGGTGGCCGGACTGGCGCCGATGTTGGCCGAAACGTCGTTTCAGGCACAGATTCTAATTCCGATGGCGGTCAGTTTGTGCTTTGGTTTGATGTTGGCCACCGTGTTGGTCTTGTACCTCGTGCCGGTGTTCTATCTGGTGTATTACAAGACGACGATGTGGTTCGAATCGATCATGCAGCACGATGACGAACTCGACGATCAACCCGCGGCGGAACCAGAATCCCCGCTCCGCAAACCGAACTACGTCAATGGAAACCAAGAGGGCTGGCCAGCGGGGGATGAGAAACCCCAAGTCACCGATCAACCGGCCACTGTCAAATAG
- a CDS encoding efflux RND transporter periplasmic adaptor subunit — translation MKFLRYLILRIVLPVIILIGGIVGFQVLSARPEMVIEEEQAQMDPLVEWASVAAHESGLDIETDGVVVPHREIYLSAEVAGRITFKSDECNSGNYVEAGTLLLEIDPRDYELEVRRLSKEIAQAEADLLENDVEIKNAEVLVALSQEDLVLQGQEMKRVEDLSKRGVITESDIDVAKRDELAARNKVQVQKNLLTLQKSRRQRLQSALELKGTQLEKAQLDLSRTKITAPLSGVIVEDLVETDTHVTNGTQLVRINDSSTAEVKCGLKMDELFWIWNQTGERYVSDQAMSAAATFEIPETPVTVTYRLLGRNFHWQGVLSRYEGTGLDIATRTIPCRVVVKNPRDVRITDDQGRPVDFHGPRAMVTGMYTTVRVHAQPTARLLSVPESAVRPGNRIWVVRDGVLSIETIQPAETLDGSVVLPAASSKIEAGDHVVTSPLAEVRNGMKVRESTQPVATTTPEIN, via the coding sequence ATGAAATTTCTCCGTTACCTCATCTTGCGGATCGTTTTGCCGGTTATCATTTTGATAGGCGGCATCGTTGGGTTTCAGGTTCTGAGCGCGCGTCCCGAGATGGTGATCGAAGAGGAACAGGCCCAGATGGATCCTCTCGTCGAGTGGGCTTCGGTCGCGGCGCATGAGTCGGGATTGGACATCGAAACCGATGGTGTCGTCGTGCCGCATCGAGAGATCTATCTCTCTGCCGAAGTGGCGGGACGCATTACGTTCAAGTCGGACGAGTGCAATTCGGGTAACTATGTGGAGGCGGGGACGCTGTTGTTGGAAATTGATCCCCGCGACTACGAATTGGAAGTTCGCCGGTTGAGCAAGGAGATCGCACAAGCGGAAGCGGATTTGTTGGAGAACGATGTCGAGATCAAAAATGCCGAGGTGCTGGTGGCATTGAGCCAGGAAGACTTGGTGCTGCAAGGACAAGAAATGAAGCGGGTGGAGGATCTCTCCAAGCGGGGGGTGATCACTGAATCGGACATCGACGTTGCCAAGCGCGACGAGTTGGCCGCTCGCAATAAAGTGCAGGTGCAAAAGAACCTGTTGACGTTGCAAAAATCCCGCCGCCAGCGATTGCAAAGCGCGCTGGAATTGAAGGGGACACAATTGGAGAAAGCCCAATTGGACCTGAGCAGAACCAAGATCACAGCTCCACTGAGCGGAGTGATTGTCGAGGATTTGGTGGAGACGGACACGCACGTCACCAACGGCACACAACTGGTCCGCATCAATGATTCGTCAACCGCTGAAGTGAAGTGCGGCTTAAAGATGGACGAACTATTTTGGATCTGGAATCAAACGGGTGAGCGGTATGTGAGCGATCAGGCTATGTCGGCGGCCGCTACATTTGAGATTCCTGAAACACCGGTGACAGTCACCTACCGATTGCTGGGCCGCAATTTTCATTGGCAAGGGGTTTTATCACGGTATGAGGGGACGGGGCTCGATATTGCGACGCGCACGATCCCTTGCCGCGTTGTGGTTAAAAATCCTCGCGACGTCCGCATCACCGACGATCAAGGGCGACCGGTGGACTTTCACGGACCGCGGGCAATGGTCACCGGCATGTACACCACAGTCCGCGTTCACGCACAGCCGACAGCGCGGCTATTGAGCGTCCCTGAAAGCGCGGTCCGGCCGGGCAATCGCATTTGGGTGGTGCGGGACGGCGTCCTCTCCATCGAAACCATCCAGCCTGCCGAGACCCTCGATGGGTCGGTCGTCCTTCCGGCAGCATCGTCCAAAATCGAAGCCGGCGACCATGTCGTAACCTCGCCGCTCGCAGAGGTCCGCAACGGCATGAAAGTCCGCGAATCGACTCAACCAGTGGCCACGACGACTCCCGAAATAAACTAA
- a CDS encoding CerR family C-terminal domain-containing protein, which translates to MSTDDTRTRILNAAGPVFAEKGFSDATVRDICQAANVNVASVNYHFGDKEQLYIATVTQARELRVRQVQFPVWSEETSPEEKLRDYLKTMITRMLGTNQAPWQVTLMMREVLHPTAACKALVKDHFRPDFDLLVGILREIMPEETPDFKLHLIGFSILGQCLNYRVAGEVVSIMIDEQERRDHYSVPQLAEHIAEFSLAALGCIAPYSERTTSESGRNIPAPNHSHASTSARRSVSR; encoded by the coding sequence ATGTCCACAGACGATACTCGAACTCGAATTCTCAATGCGGCTGGCCCCGTCTTTGCGGAGAAGGGCTTTTCCGATGCGACGGTGCGCGACATTTGCCAGGCGGCGAATGTGAACGTCGCCAGTGTGAATTATCATTTCGGCGACAAGGAGCAATTGTATATCGCGACGGTGACACAGGCCCGTGAGTTGAGGGTGCGGCAGGTTCAGTTTCCCGTCTGGTCAGAGGAAACCTCTCCGGAGGAAAAGTTACGTGATTATTTGAAGACGATGATCACGCGGATGTTGGGGACGAATCAGGCGCCCTGGCAGGTGACATTGATGATGCGTGAAGTTTTGCATCCCACGGCTGCTTGCAAGGCGCTGGTCAAGGATCATTTTCGACCCGACTTTGATTTGCTGGTGGGGATTTTGCGGGAGATCATGCCTGAGGAGACTCCTGATTTCAAATTGCATCTCATCGGTTTCAGTATTCTGGGCCAGTGTTTGAATTACCGGGTGGCGGGTGAAGTGGTCTCCATCATGATAGACGAACAAGAGCGACGGGATCATTACAGCGTGCCGCAACTCGCCGAGCATATTGCCGAGTTTTCATTAGCCGCTTTGGGCTGTATTGCGCCTTATTCGGAGCGGACGACGTCAGAATCGGGGCGAAATATTCCGGCCCCCAACCATTCCCACGCTTCGACGTCTGCGCGTCGTAGCGTTTCGCGTTAA
- a CDS encoding DUF4159 domain-containing protein, whose product MRCGIARHFLIVICSLAILASSHRHAQAEITAHQVHESIDNGVKFLLRKQKSDGSWASGGSWDIGVTSLTALALFNAKVPADHPQMALTLRYLRNVAQPNRTYEVALMIMALAAAKDGKRDAALIAALVEKLEDSQIRRGEGRGGWSYGTAPGGRLNIQGGDNSNSQYAVLALRDAQEYGVEVSTATWERIRAHWLGAQNVDGGWGYSLTSKSSTGSMTVAGIASMVIVHSMLSDDANEIDEDGHPICCGTPEEDPYLKALERGVEWMTRNFAVGMNPKAHTWQLYYLYGLERAGRLSARRFFGQHDWYREGAEYLVARQATIAGSWKGSGHMEDEIISTSFALLFLSKGLAPVLVNKLKYGPRDNNGRLTEQDWDNHHNDVNNLTKHISGLEKWPKLLTWQQVDSRAATVTDLHQAPVVFISGRYGYDFTEAERGKLKEYVSGGGTIFVESCCDGEDFDRSFREMIRKMYPDGEAELVRLGPDHEVYRSEYRLDSETVELWGVELGCRTVIIYSPDDLSCLWDKWRLRIPEKRAPALTSMVLRAMKVGVNVIAYATGRELMEKLDDNRLAADEGAQVKVSRGLLQVAKIRHAGSWNTAPTALRNMLFALNDKLGMVASTTERDLVAVDDNIFKYPILYMHGRHRFEFSRQEQENLRKYLDQGGFLFADACCGAPQFDKSFRELMEQIYPDAPLKRLPMDHEIFTSQLGGFDIRKVQRRAPESGSTKVTLKSNVFEVEPLLEGIEIDGRIAVIYSKFDISCALERQSSVACAGYVHEDAVKIALNVVLYSIAQ is encoded by the coding sequence ATGCGTTGCGGAATCGCCCGCCACTTTCTGATCGTGATCTGTTCGCTCGCGATCCTCGCCAGCTCCCACCGTCATGCCCAGGCCGAAATTACGGCTCATCAGGTCCATGAGTCGATCGACAACGGTGTGAAGTTCCTGTTGCGGAAACAGAAATCTGACGGCTCTTGGGCCAGCGGCGGGAGTTGGGACATCGGTGTCACGAGCCTGACCGCATTGGCACTGTTTAATGCCAAAGTCCCAGCCGACCACCCACAAATGGCGCTTACACTGCGCTACCTCCGCAACGTGGCCCAGCCCAACCGCACCTACGAAGTCGCGTTGATGATCATGGCACTGGCTGCCGCCAAAGATGGCAAACGGGATGCCGCGCTGATTGCGGCATTGGTGGAGAAATTGGAAGACAGCCAAATCCGCCGCGGCGAAGGACGGGGCGGGTGGTCGTACGGTACTGCACCCGGCGGCCGACTGAATATTCAGGGAGGAGACAATAGCAATAGCCAATATGCGGTGTTAGCACTGCGCGACGCACAGGAATACGGGGTGGAAGTCAGCACCGCAACCTGGGAGCGGATTCGAGCACATTGGCTTGGCGCGCAAAACGTCGACGGTGGTTGGGGCTATTCCCTCACATCCAAGTCGAGTACCGGCAGCATGACGGTCGCCGGAATTGCCAGCATGGTCATCGTGCATTCCATGCTCAGCGACGATGCCAACGAAATCGACGAGGATGGCCATCCGATTTGTTGCGGAACCCCGGAAGAGGATCCCTATCTGAAAGCACTCGAACGGGGCGTCGAATGGATGACACGAAATTTCGCCGTCGGCATGAACCCCAAAGCTCACACGTGGCAGCTTTATTATCTCTACGGTCTGGAGCGAGCCGGACGGCTCAGCGCGCGACGATTTTTCGGACAGCACGATTGGTACCGCGAAGGAGCCGAGTATCTGGTGGCGCGACAGGCGACGATCGCCGGAAGCTGGAAGGGAAGCGGGCATATGGAGGACGAAATCATCTCCACATCGTTCGCCCTGCTGTTTCTCTCCAAGGGACTGGCGCCGGTCTTGGTCAATAAACTCAAATATGGGCCGCGGGATAACAACGGCCGCCTCACCGAGCAGGATTGGGACAACCACCACAACGACGTCAACAACCTCACCAAACACATCAGCGGCTTAGAAAAATGGCCAAAATTGCTGACTTGGCAACAAGTCGACAGCCGCGCCGCGACGGTCACCGATTTGCATCAAGCGCCGGTCGTCTTCATCAGCGGCCGCTACGGCTACGACTTCACCGAAGCGGAACGAGGCAAGCTCAAGGAATACGTCAGCGGCGGTGGCACGATCTTTGTCGAGTCCTGCTGCGACGGCGAAGACTTTGACCGCAGCTTCCGCGAAATGATCCGCAAAATGTACCCCGATGGGGAAGCAGAGTTGGTCCGTCTGGGACCCGACCATGAAGTCTATCGCAGCGAATACCGACTCGATTCCGAGACGGTCGAACTGTGGGGTGTGGAACTCGGCTGCCGAACGGTGATCATTTATTCGCCGGACGATCTCTCCTGTTTATGGGACAAATGGCGGCTCCGTATTCCGGAGAAGCGTGCCCCCGCATTAACCTCGATGGTGCTCAGGGCGATGAAGGTGGGCGTGAATGTGATCGCCTATGCCACTGGCCGGGAGCTGATGGAAAAACTGGACGACAATCGTCTGGCCGCCGATGAAGGGGCGCAGGTCAAGGTGTCGCGGGGCTTGTTGCAAGTCGCCAAAATCCGCCACGCCGGAAGCTGGAACACCGCTCCTACGGCGCTGCGCAATATGCTCTTTGCTCTCAACGACAAATTGGGCATGGTCGCCTCGACCACCGAGCGCGATCTGGTAGCGGTCGATGACAACATCTTCAAGTACCCCATCCTCTACATGCATGGCCGTCACCGGTTTGAATTCAGCCGCCAGGAACAAGAGAACCTGCGGAAGTACCTGGACCAAGGGGGCTTCCTATTCGCTGACGCCTGCTGCGGCGCCCCGCAGTTTGATAAGAGTTTCCGGGAATTGATGGAGCAGATTTATCCCGATGCGCCACTAAAACGATTGCCGATGGACCACGAGATCTTTACCTCACAACTGGGCGGGTTCGACATCCGCAAGGTGCAGCGACGAGCTCCCGAATCAGGCAGTACCAAAGTGACGCTCAAATCGAACGTCTTCGAAGTCGAGCCGCTGCTGGAGGGAATCGAAATCGACGGCCGCATTGCCGTCATCTACAGCAAGTTCGACATCAGTTGCGCCCTGGAACGCCAATCCTCAGTCGCCTGCGCCGGGTATGTCCACGAGGACGCTGTCAAAATCGCCTTAAACGTCGTGCTGTATTCCATCGCCCAATAA